Genomic segment of Streptococcus pneumoniae:
TTCCCATGCATGTCATAAGAATTTTCAGTCGGCACCTGCATGTCCTTGTCCCCATTGACAATCAAGGTTGGTTGCGTGATATGACGCAAATCATCCTCAGCAGCTTTTCCCCAACGCTTTATGGCCTTTAATTGGGTTAGGAAACCAGACACTTTCATCTCCTTATCCGCATGGGCTTCACTTCTTGCGGCCATACGACCCAACACTTTCTCGGCTTCTCTCTTACCTTGTTCATCATGATTATAGAAGATATAGCGTTTAGGATCCACACGTTCAAGACCAGCTCTTAGCATATAGCGGAAGGTTTTCCCTGTCACCTGATCCATTTCTTTTCCACCACGTGGGCCAGTTCCTGCTAAAATCAAGCGCTGAACCATATCAGGATGGAAGCGTACAATTTCTTGAGCAATCATTCCACCCATAGAAAGCCCCAGTAGGTTTATCCGCTCATACCCCAATGCATGGATGATACGAATTGCCTGCTCTGCCATACCAGGAATGGTAGCTGCAACCTTTCCTTGGCTAGCTCCTACACCAGGTAAATCCAAGACAATTAGGTGCTGCTGCTCCGCAATCAAATCGAGTAATTTAGGATCCCAATTATCTAATGTTGCTGCTAAATGTACCAACATGACTAGAGGCAAATCTGACTTTCCTTTCCCAAGTTCTCGATAAGCGATTCTCTCACCCGCTACTTCTACATATTGATTTTTTGTTGTGATATAAGACATACTATCCTGCTTAACGGTTATTAAAACTTAAGACTGTTTTCCCTCGAGAACGGCCATTTGCGACCTTGTCGAGCGCCTGATTGACATCTTCAAAGGCAAAGACGGTATCAACTGATGGCTTAATTTCAAGTTTGGTGAAAAGATCTACTACTTCTTGTAATTGCCGACCATTACTTTCTACGAAGATGAAGTGATAATGCACACCGTATTTAGCAGCCATTTTATCAAACTTATGACCTGCCGCTTCAAATAATAGTTGTTTTACTTTTGGTAAGTTCATCCGTTTTGCAAAGGCACCATTTGGCATTGCCCGCAAGGAAACAAGTTGACCACCCTTTTTCATAATGGACATTTGCTTCTCCGTTTCAGCCCCACCAAGGGTATCAAGTACATGGTCCATATTCAATAGGGTCTGGGTATAATCTTCAGTCTTGTAGTCGATAAAACGATCCGCACCAAGCGCCAAGACACGGTCTTTGTTGTCCGCACTACCGTTGGTAATGACAGTTAATCCTTTGGCTTTCGCAATCGGAATCGCCATGGCTCCAACTCCACCTGTCCCGCCTGAGATAAAGAGCGTCTCGCCAGCTTTGACCTCCATCAGCTCAAGCGCCTGCATAATGGTCAAGGCTGTGAGCGGAACCCCAGCCGCTTCTTCGTCAGATAGGTAGTCCGGCACCAAGGCAAGAGCATCTTCATCAACTGCTACATACTCAGCAAAGGCACCGATACTATCAAGCGGCAAGCGCCCAAAGACCCGATCTCCTTCTTGGAATTTCTGCGCAGCTGCACCACGTTTTTCGACAATTCCTACCACTTCATTTCCCGCAATGAGGGGCAATTTGTAAGGCGTGATCATCTTGACATCCCCACGGCTAATCATGTTATCGAGCGGATTGACCCCAGCTGTTCTAACCTTTACAAGAACCTGATGGCTGCCCACCTCTGGTAGAGGCACCTCCACCATGTCTAATGCAATATTGTTTTTGTTGTATTCTCTTACTTGTGCTGCTTTCATTTCTTTTCTCCTCTTTTAATAAAATTTTCATTTGGTTTTCCAGTCACTGACAAGGAAAATTGCAAGATTCATGACCAGTATAGTCTTTTAGTTTTGATTTAGTACTAGGCAACGAGGCGCAGGCATAACTAGAGTTAGTTGAGGATTGTTCCATAATCCTAATTTCCAACCTCCAACAGTCTCCCAGACTTAGTTGAGGATTATTCCATAATCCCAATTTCCAACCTCCAACAGTCTCCCAGACTGTTGGAGCAAGCCGAGTTAACGACGTAATAGATTAAAACGAAATGACTATATACGGTGTCAATTTCAAAACCATTGACATAGGGATGCCCCATTTTTTGCCCAAAGATTGAGCCAAGCCAATAAGCGTGACAAATTTTGGAAATATCCCTAGTATCATCATGCTTCCTACGATCATCTCAATAGCAAAGATGGTGTAGCCTGTTATTTCTGACATTCCGAGCGCCATGAAATGCTGGGCTGTTGCTGCTAAACCTACCTGCAGGCGATCCACGCCATGCTTCAAAAAGGGGAAGCCCAGAACTAAGCGAATAGCGAACCAAGCGAGTTTTTCCCTATCTTTCACATTGCAGCTCCTTTTGAATCGTTTCAATCACATCATTCAAGGTCTGAGTAGCTAGATTAGTCTCCAGGGCTTCCTCGGCTTGCGCTACAATGGGATCAAGAGCTGCATTGATGTGACCGCCTACTGGGCATTCCTTATTGGCATGCTGGTGGGTGTAAAGGAGCTGAGCGGGATTGACCGCCCGATAAATGTCTAGCAAGGTCATGCTTTCCTTAGCTTTCCCTAGCGAATAGTCAAAACTCCCCTCGTGCCTAATCAACAAATCCGCCTTTTTCAACAGGGAGATGATCTTACGAATGTAGCTAGCATTGGTACCCACGCTTTTAGCAATCGCCTCTGAGGTCAACTTGTCCTTACTTTCTGAAAACATAATCAGCGTATGCACCGCTACTGAAAATTTAGTGTCCATAGATTTTTCTTTCTTTTTTATTTTTTATATTTGTATCACATTCAAATACAAATATAGCATGAATAATAGTTTTGTCAACTTTTTTGATTCACTCTTTTCATACACTAAATGATACGTTAAGTTTTTGAGTGGCAGTACCTTAGCAAGGCGGCTACTGTTTCTTGCGAATAACCTTTTTCACTGACTCGCTTGATTTTTTTATCATCAAAATAAGCCCCTGAAACAGTCGCAACACCCTCATCAAAACTGAGATAATAGCCTGTTTCAATCCCTTCATCTAGGGTCTTTATCTGACTCTTAAGACTACGTTTGACATTATCATTTACTAAATTCGTTGCGACCAAGCCAGGATGGTAACAATTCACCGTCACCTGACTTCCCTTAGCTTTCAACTCCTCAGCCTGAAAACAGGTCAACCAAATAGTATATAATTTCGCATTATTATAAGCTCTTGAAGCTGTGTAATCCTTAGTCATTCCAAAATCAAGATTCTCAACAGAAGCAAAATGATGCATATAGGACGATGTATGAATCACACGTCCCTGATGTGATTTTTCCAATAATGGAAGAAGCTCTTTTGTCAATATAAATGGCACTTGAACAGATAGCATAAAAGTCATCTCTACATCTTCTTTCGTCGCAATTCTCTCATCCCCAAAGTAGGCACCAGCATTATTTATCAAGACATCTAAGCGCGAAAAATCTTCTTGAATCCTTCTTGCAAATGAATAGACTTCATCTTTCTTCGAGAAATCCGCTAAATAAGTATGGACAGCCTTATTTCCAGTCTGCAGTTGAACATCACTTAGAGCTACTCGCAGTTTCTCTGGATTACGTCCGTGTAAAATCACCTCATGCCCTTCACTTGCAAACTTCTGAGCAAGATGCTTGCCAATCCCGTCTGTCGACCCCGTAATTAAAATCGTTTTTTTCATTGTATGGATTCCCCAAGCTATCTTTATCCTTTTATTTCAAACGTTGCCCGTTTTTTACAAATGAAATGGTCTCTTCCATCTTATAAGCATGTAGTGCCGAAACATAGGTGACCAATTCAGCATTTAATGTAAGAGCTATTTCTTCATAAAAATTCTTTCGTACTTCTTCATTTGAAAATCCAATAATCATCAAGGCATGATACTGCTCTTCTTTCGGATTATCATGTGCTACATTGGGGGTATTCCATGTTGCTTTATTCCAAGGCAAATAGACTTGTGTTCGTAGTTCAGTCACTCCAGATATTTGTGCTAATTGTTCAGCTAGGTTGTCATGTACATAAGATTGAAACTTCTTTCTGGTAGCAGACTCTTTTCGTCTCAAATAAAGAATATCTCGTACTTGTGTGTCCTTTTTCGTTGTTGTCTGGTACCAACGTGAGGAAAATGGCCATCCCATATACATCAATGTTCTACGAAATACATTGATTTCATCCTCAAATGCTAATGCAGTCTGCCTACGCCCCCTCACAGGATCTAGTAACTTTTATAAGTTACCTCTGCAACACCATCAATCTTACGATCGTCTGAAACAATTGTTTCTAGGATAGGATTTTTTGGCCAAAAACTATGCTCATCTGCACTAAAATGCTGTTGACGATATTCAAATAAACCTGGTGAAGAGGCAATAATCTTTGAGTGAGGTCCCTTCCAATAATCCATTCCTTGCTTGCGCGGTTGGTCTTTTCTCATCCATAATAAAATTGAAAGTGAAAATTGTCTTTGATAATGACTTTTCATTCTATTCTCCTTTTTGTGTTTGTATCAGTTACGGATACAATTTTATCTCGAAACAAATAAACTGTCAAGAAGTGTGCTCAAAAAAAAACGACCGTGAAAAACGGTCGCTACTAGCTTGTCTTGCTGAGTAATGATGGAGATATTCTAATCCCAAACTGTAATACTCCTATTTCACATTCGGATTTTGTTGGACCAAGGCATTGTAGCCTTCAACCCCTAAAACTTCGCGAGCCTCTGCATGGGCAGCAGCTTCCACTATGGAAACAGTATCTGCACTCGGATTTTCATCAGCCAGTCTTTGGCTATTTTCTGGTACAATCAGGCTATCGTCTGCACCGTGAATGAAGGTTACTGGAATATCATGATTGTTCTTTACTGCATCGATAGCACTAGTCTCTTTCATATCAACGCCGTAGATGTGCTTGGCTACCCAATTCACACCAGGCATGAGAAAACTCACATGATTGGCTTGATAGCCTGTAGCAATCAGGTCATAGAGATTGGTAAAGCCACAATCTGCTACAACGAATTGAACCTTAGGATGATAGTTTAGAGCGTTTAGGGAAATCGAACTCCCCATAGACTCACCTTGTAGGCCTAGGTAAATCCCTGAACCATAGCGCTGATAACTATCCTCAATCACGTTCATCAAATCTTGCGACTCGATATTACCCAGTGTTACAGTTGCAGGCTCATTTTTCCCATGCCCCCGAACATCATAGATAATACAGTTGTAGCCTAATTCACGATAGACCTGCACATACTTTACCGCACCATTACGATTAGAGCGAAAGCCGTGGGTAATGATGACATATTTTTGGCTCTTTGGATCAGGTGCCTTGACAAGCGCTGCATGCAGGGAATAATCATCTACCCCTTTGACCGTGTATTCTGCGACATCGAAGTGTTCAAAATCATTCCACATACCATGCGCTTTTTCCCATGCTTCCTCCTCAGCGAGAGTCATAGGACTTGGTTTGACAATGCTTTTGGCAAAATAGCTCGCTGCTCCAATATAAACGAAGGCAAGCAAGGCCAAGACTAGCACAGTGAGGCGTTTCAAACTTTTCATCCCTGCTCCTTTCTCATTTTCCAACAATCATAGACCAGACTAAGAATTGTTAACAGAGGGAGACTTCCTTGCTTTACAAAAATACTCATATCGCTACTAATGCCACCATAGAGAGCCACGACTAGAATATAGACCATCATTAAGAGCAGAAGTTCAAACTTGTTGTGGCTGAACATTAGTGTATAAATCAGTAAAAGTGCAATCATGAGATTATAGACCCCTTGATTTTGAAAGAGCAGGGATACCGTATCTGTCTGCAATACTTCAACTGGAATATTAAACACGCGGGAAGTGGTCTCTTGAGTGGTCATCAGCGTCTCTAGATAGAAAATATACAGAAATTCCAAGGCTACTAGACTGCTGAAGAGTTTTGTCACTACTCCTACTTTCATCGTCACTTCCTCTTTTCTATGCCAATGCGACTTTCAAGTCATTTAAAATGCCATTGGTAACAGCTGGAAATGCAAAAATGTAGCGATCTAGGTCCTGCGCTGTCAAGCCTTGCTCAATAATCAAGGTTAAGAGATTGATGAGTTCACCTGCTTCATTTCCTAGAAGGGCTGCTCCTTTTAAGGTCTTATCTTTACCAACAATGAAGGTCACATGGGATTCTGTTTCTAATTTGGTTTGGAATTTCAAGCGTTGACCAAATGGTACTTCTACCACCCGATACTGATCTGCCTGCTCTTTAGCTTCTGCCACCGTCACACCGACCTGAGAAATCCTAGGAAGAGTAAAGACCACATTTGGAATGACTGGGTAGGCAATCGGAGCCGTTTCTCCCAAAATATGACGGGCAATGTAGCTTGATTCAAAGCAGGCTGTCGGGGTTAATTTAGGAATGAATTTTGAAACAACATCGCCAGATGCGTAAATCGTTGGAACAGCCGTTTGCATGAATTCATTCACTATAATGCCACCACGATCTGTCTCAATCCCAAGCTCTTCCAAGCCCAGATTTTCTACATTGGACACGCGCCCTGTCACATCGACAATATAATCTGTCTCAATTTCTAACCCACTTGCAGTCCGAACAAGGTAGCCATCTTGCGTTTTAAGCGCTTCTGACACCGCTTGACCAAAATGAAATTGTACCCCTTCTTCACCCATCTTGTCCACTACCGCAGAAACATATTGTTCTGGATAAGCAGCTAGCGCTCGGTCCGCAAATTCGATAATGTGGACTTCTTTGCCCATTTTAGCAACCATAGTCGCAAATTCAAGAGAGATAATGCCCGCACCGATAAAGGTCATGCGCTCAGGTAAGATGTCCAAGTCAAGAAACTCTCGACTATCATGAAAATATTCATTGCCTGGCACCTGCAATCTAGCTGGTCGTTGACCCGTTCCGATAACGACGAATTCCGTTGTAAGAACCTCATCTCCATAAGCCACCGTATGGGCATCAAGAAGGCGTCCATGTCCTTTTAGCAATGTAATTCCTAGCTGCGCAAACATGCCTTCCATGATTGGTGCATAGCTGCCGATTTCTTCCTTCTTGTAGACCATGAGTTTTTCCCAAGAAATCTCACCGCTTTTCGCAATCCCAGCTTTTTCATAGCGTGCCAAGCCGTCTAAAAATTCAAAAGGACTTTCTAGTAAAAATTTAGCATTGCATCCGTAGTTGGTACAGGTCCCAGCAGTCACATCTTTTTCGATAATCGCAACTTTCTTGCCTGCTTTTGCCAAGTCAACAGCCGCATGCCAGCTGGCATGCCCTGAACCGATAAACGTTACATCGTATTGATACATTTTCTTTTCCTCCAAAATTTAATCGTGCGCGATTATTTTAAAGAAAATCGTATACTTTGTCAATTAAAAGGCTTTATGTTATTCTAGAATCACTCGCGAACGACTGGAGACACGACATGAACGACAAGCTTTCTCACCAACTCTGCTATTCCTTCTATACTGTTGAGCGACTCTTTCAGCAGTTTTACAAAAAAAATCTGGAAAAATATGATTTGACCTACACCCAGTACCTGGTCTTGGTTGTCTTGTGGGAAGAACCTTCTCTTTCCCTTAAAGAAATTGGTAGCAGGCTCGATTTGTCTAGCAATACCTTGACCCCCTTGCTCAAACGTTTGGAGGACAAGGGCTACCTCCTACGGCTCAAGCCTGAAAAAGACAAGCGCCAACTGTATGTCCAACTGACAGAAGAGGGGAAACATCTCCAAGCAGACATCAAGACGCATTTGACAGAATGCTTTTGGCAGATCGACGGACTGACACGAGAAGGGGCCGATCGCCTGATTCAAGAAAATCACCAACTTATCCAAGCCCTGAAAAATAGTTTATAAATTCAGCAAAAAGGAGTTGTTCATCTGAGAAACAACCCCTTTTTAATTGTCCACTATTTTAATGCAACCCGCACTCGAATTCCGTCAACATCCCTTATTTCAAGCATTCGGGAATGAAGCCAGTTGGGTGTTATACCTAATTCTCTTGCTCGTTCGTGGACAGCTACTAAGTCTTCTTTGTCTTTAACAAACACGGTGAAATAAGCAAGTCCTGCTTGACCTTTTTGGCATTTTCCTGCTAGCTTACTGTCCCATTCATTGACTGCCAAATGGTGGTGATAGTCGCCTGAAGCAAGCCAACTGGCGCTTGGCATGGAAAACTTGTCTTCCAAACCTAGCAAGGTTTGATAAAAGGCACTGGCTGACTGGCTATCCTTGACCGATAAGTGGACGTGTCCCATACGAGTACCAGAAGGAAGCTCAAAGGGTTCCGTGTAAACTCCGCTATCATACAGATCCTGGGCAGCTAATTCCTCCGTCACGCCAACAATTCGCCCGTCCTCACGAATATCCCAAACTGCAACATCCTTGTCATGGTAGATTTCAATACCATTCCTTTCTGGATCTTCGAGGTAAATGGCCTCGCTATATCCATGATCTGCGCCACCGACCATGGGAATGCGAGCTTCCGCAAGTCGTTTAAAGACATTTGCCAAATCCTGCCGGGTAGGCACTAGCAGGGCTAGGTGGTAGAGACCGTAGGTCCTAGATTTTGCCTGAGTGGCTACAAGCAGGCGAACCAGCCCCTCTCCGTCCACTCCTAATAGAACTTCTGTTTCCTTTTTTTCTAGAATATCAAGCCCCAAGACCTGATGATAAAAGTAAGTCATATTTTCTATATTTTCCACATAAAGCGCAACTTCACCGAGAAAAATCTGACTGTTATAAGGATAAGTCATAAGAGCCTACTTTCCAAGGACTGAAATCCGTTCTTGAGGATGAGCAGCCGCTTCAATCTCATCTACCATAGCAGTAGCATAGTCAGCATAGCTGATTTTGCTTTCACCCGCTTCATTGACTGTAAAGACCTCGCCTGCAAGAAGGTAGTCCCCTGTTTTTGGATAGTCTACCTCAAAATCTGCTGCTGGGCTGATATAGGTCCAGTTGACATCTTTGACCTTGCGAAGCACTTCCAAGCCCTTGCCCATAGCTTCTGCTAGAGGGAAAAAGTCTGCTGGAAAATCTGGAGTTTGGAATAATTGCAGGGTCATGCTGTCGTCTACATACAAGCTCCCTGCTCCACCAACGACCAAGAGGCGCGTCTTGCTACCTGCTAAAATGGCTGTCAAATGCTCCAAAGAAGTCGTGTGTTGCGGTAGCGTCTCAGGTGCGAAAGCCCCAAAGGCGCTCACCACCGCATCAAATCCTGCCAAGTCTGCCCTTTCTAAATCAAATAAATCCTTTTGCAAGACCTCTTGCGCCTGAGACTTGTTGCTTGCGCGGACAATGGCTGTCACCTCATGACCACGCGCCACCGCTTCTGCTACAATCGCTTGTCCTGCCTGTCCATTTGCACCAATTACTGCTAGTTTCATATTCTTTCTCCAATCGTTGTAATATTTTTATTTACAACTACATTCTAACACCTCTCCAATGTAATGTCAATCATTACAACTTGAGAATTATTTTTTAGTAGAAAACAAAAAAGACTGGTCCCCAGTCCTTTTTATCTAGCGAGTATTTACTACTCTCCATCTTTCTTATTCTTGTTTGACTTGGAAATCAGATAAGCAATGATGACTATTTTATATTTATAGCCTTTCAGATTAATTTAGTACTAAGCAACGAGTCGCGGGCATAACTTAGGTTAGGTAAGACGAGTTAACGACGTAATAAATCAAGACTGAACGGCTATAACATACCAAAGCCTGGTCCCATTGTAAGCCCCACTGGGATATTGTCTAGCATATAACCAAATACCAAGCCTAGAAAAGCTCCTAAAGACAAGCCAATACTGATAACCGACTGCCCAATGGTTATCACCCTTTTTTCATCTCAATTCTCCTCACTAGCTACTTTTTCCTGTGCTTTGCGGACTAAATCCGCTAATGTTGTTTGACGGAGTTGATGTTCCAAGGCTTTTTGAGCTTCCTCTAAGCAATCATCTAAGACAGCATGGATATTGCGCCCGACATTGCAATCAGGATTAGGATTATCATGAAAACCAAAGAGTTGACCTGATTTGCCCAGACTATCGACCGCCTTATAGACATCATAGAGAGTAATCTCCTCAAATTGCTGGATAATCTTTGCTCCTCCTGTCCCTCTTGCTACCGAGACAAGCTCTGCTGCCTTGAGCTGAGACAGAATATTACGAATAATCACGGGATTGACTCCCACACTGCCTGCCAGATACTCACTGGTCACCTTGGTCGTTTCTCCCTCTAGACCTAAAATCACCAAGATATGAGAGGCAATGGTAAATCGGCTTGAAATCTGCATATCATCCTCCTATTTCCCCTAGTATAGCTCTTTTCTCTCTAAATCTCAAGTATCATCTATTCTTAAAAAAGGATTTGACTTCATCTTTATAGCCTTCTTTTTCAGCAATCGCAGATAGCAGCTCATGATTATGCGTATGATGAATACCATTGAGCAAACTTTCTTGGTAAATCTCGAAATAAGGAAGCCCCTTGTCCTTGGCACGCTGCAACTCAAACTCCACATCATAAGCGACACGGCAGAAATCAACATCGGATAGACCATTCTCATCGATCTGTAAAATAGCATATTGAGCCCGCAAATCCTTGCGTAGCTGCTGATCCATAAAAAAGGGCTGTCCGATGGAGCCTGGATTGATGATGAGCTGCCCTTTGCTTCCATATCGTAAAAACTGCTGGTGGATATGACCATAAATGGCAATCGAGGCTTGATTCCCTTGAAACAGCTTATCAAACTCTTCCTGAGCGCCGATATGGATCAACTCCCGACCCCAATTTTTCTCGGGCAAATGGTGAGTTACCGCAATATCCAAAGCATGAATAGTACGCATTTCCTGCATGGACAAATGAGCGCGTTCTTCAATATCCTCTAATGAAATCTCCTCCATCATATAGGCACATAGACGCATGAGATAAAGATGACTAGGTCGCTCTATATCCAGCAAACCATGAGCCGCCCGCCACAAGCTATCTTCCCAATTTCCCCGCACTTCTAACGAAATAGGAAGACTGCCTAATAGCTCAAGCAAGTCCTTTCGACCAGTCCCCGGCAGTAGGCTATCGCCCAAAAGCCAGTAGTCTGTCACGTTTTGCTCTCTTGTATCTGCAATCACCGCTTCAAGTGCTGTCTGATTTCCATGAATATCGGATAACAATGCTATTTTTCTCATGTCCTCATTATAGCATATCTCGCCCAGCAGTCTAAATACGCAAGAATAATAACAATAGTAACATAAGCCAGTTATCCTACCTTAAAATAGCAACCCTCTCGCTATTTTTCTTTCATAAACACACTAGACTAACCAAAGAAAGTTATGATGTCACTATTAACAGATAAGGAGGCTTAATATATCCTAAAAATTAAAGCAAACCAATAATAAAAATATGAAGAATTTCGAAATGAAGCAGGGAACTTTCCATTTACCAAAGCCAATTGACTGCGTTTAGCTAGTTAATAACTAATATCGAATCGCTGGACAATGCTTTCGAAAAGGGATTTTCGAAGTTGTCTTTCCTGTTGGCAAGCACTCGGCATTAACTTATTCTTGTTCATTCGTAAATTTTAAACAAGCTGAAATATACTGGATAAAACTCTGCCAAAGCAAAACTGAACAAGACAGGCAATATTGGTTGGATGGGTTGGCAAATGAAAAAGTATTTGTTTTACAATTACAAAATATTGATGTATAAATAAGCGAAACATTAAAAAGAGGAATAAATACAAGTATAGAAAAAGACGACCTAAACTAAAATCGGCTTTCTTATGCTTACTCGTGGTGCTAGTTAATCTCGAAGTATCTCAGATTGTAAGCCAGTATAATTTGCTCCAGCCTTAACTGCAGACCTGCTAAACTTCTAGTCAGTGTGTGTTCTATATCAAAAAGACCGCAAAGCTCTGAGAAGCGAGTCTCAATGGTTCGTCTCATAGCTATCAATTTCCAATGATTATGTTGTTTAGCTCCTGCCATCTTTTGGCGTAAGGGAGTCCATAGATGATAGCCTTTTTGGGTCAAATGATCTTTAAGTTCCTTACTAAGATAGCCTAAATCTGCTAAAATATAAGGTTGTCGGCAATTTTCTAGTAAGTCATCAACTGCCCTAATATCATGGACTGATGCAGGTGTCACAACATAATTCAGAATATAGCCTGATAAAGTTACCAGCATGTGTACTTTGAATCCATAGAACCACAGATGTTTGGAAGCATTGTAGCCAATATCTGCTAAGTCGTTAAAAATACGTGTTCTATAGTTACGGGTAGGTTGGCAAAGTGGCAAGGGAAAGCTATCTATAATAACAATGGAACCAGGTGAGATTTTAGTATTCATTGCTTGTCTAATGACTTGAACTAACCAAATCAACTGTCTTGCTCGTCTATTAAAACGGCTTCGTTCAAGAAGATGACCACAAGGAAATAAGTAACAGAGACGGTAGAAAT
This window contains:
- a CDS encoding alpha/beta hydrolase, which codes for MSYITTKNQYVEVAGERIAYRELGKGKSDLPLVMLVHLAATLDNWDPKLLDLIAEQQHLIVLDLPGVGASQGKVAATIPGMAEQAIRIIHALGYERINLLGLSMGGMIAQEIVRFHPDMVQRLILAGTGPRGGKEMDQVTGKTFRYMLRAGLERVDPKRYIFYNHDEQGKREAEKVLGRMAARSEAHADKEMKVSGFLTQLKAIKRWGKAAEDDLRHITQPTLIVNGDKDMQVPTENSYDMHGKIKGSKLIIYPNAGHGSIFQNADEFSKELLSFLK
- a CDS encoding NADP-dependent oxidoreductase: MKAAQVREYNKNNIALDMVEVPLPEVGSHQVLVKVRTAGVNPLDNMISRGDVKMITPYKLPLIAGNEVVGIVEKRGAAAQKFQEGDRVFGRLPLDSIGAFAEYVAVDEDALALVPDYLSDEEAAGVPLTALTIMQALELMEVKAGETLFISGGTGGVGAMAIPIAKAKGLTVITNGSADNKDRVLALGADRFIDYKTEDYTQTLLNMDHVLDTLGGAETEKQMSIMKKGGQLVSLRAMPNGAFAKRMNLPKVKQLLFEAAGHKFDKMAAKYGVHYHFIFVESNGRQLQEVVDLFTKLEIKPSVDTVFAFEDVNQALDKVANGRSRGKTVLSFNNR
- a CDS encoding DoxX family protein — its product is MKDREKLAWFAIRLVLGFPFLKHGVDRLQVGLAATAQHFMALGMSEITGYTIFAIEMIVGSMMILGIFPKFVTLIGLAQSLGKKWGIPMSMVLKLTPYIVISF
- a CDS encoding Rrf2 family transcriptional regulator; its protein translation is MDTKFSVAVHTLIMFSESKDKLTSEAIAKSVGTNASYIRKIISLLKKADLLIRHEGSFDYSLGKAKESMTLLDIYRAVNPAQLLYTHQHANKECPVGGHINAALDPIVAQAEEALETNLATQTLNDVIETIQKELQCER
- a CDS encoding SDR family NAD(P)-dependent oxidoreductase, with translation MKKTILITGSTDGIGKHLAQKFASEGHEVILHGRNPEKLRVALSDVQLQTGNKAVHTYLADFSKKDEVYSFARRIQEDFSRLDVLINNAGAYFGDERIATKEDVEMTFMLSVQVPFILTKELLPLLEKSHQGRVIHTSSYMHHFASVENLDFGMTKDYTASRAYNNAKLYTIWLTCFQAEELKAKGSQVTVNCYHPGLVATNLVNDNVKRSLKSQIKTLDEGIETGYYLSFDEGVATVSGAYFDDKKIKRVSEKGYSQETVAALLRYCHSKT
- a CDS encoding alpha/beta fold hydrolase, whose protein sequence is MKSLKRLTVLVLALLAFVYIGAASYFAKSIVKPSPMTLAEEEAWEKAHGMWNDFEHFDVAEYTVKGVDDYSLHAALVKAPDPKSQKYVIITHGFRSNRNGAVKYVQVYRELGYNCIIYDVRGHGKNEPATVTLGNIESQDLMNVIEDSYQRYGSGIYLGLQGESMGSSISLNALNYHPKVQFVVADCGFTNLYDLIATGYQANHVSFLMPGVNWVAKHIYGVDMKETSAIDAVKNNHDIPVTFIHGADDSLIVPENSQRLADENPSADTVSIVEAAAHAEAREVLGVEGYNALVQQNPNVK
- a CDS encoding DUF1304 domain-containing protein, with the translated sequence MKVGVVTKLFSSLVALEFLYIFYLETLMTTQETTSRVFNIPVEVLQTDTVSLLFQNQGVYNLMIALLLIYTLMFSHNKFELLLLMMVYILVVALYGGISSDMSIFVKQGSLPLLTILSLVYDCWKMRKEQG
- a CDS encoding NAD(P)/FAD-dependent oxidoreductase, producing MYQYDVTFIGSGHASWHAAVDLAKAGKKVAIIEKDVTAGTCTNYGCNAKFLLESPFEFLDGLARYEKAGIAKSGEISWEKLMVYKKEEIGSYAPIMEGMFAQLGITLLKGHGRLLDAHTVAYGDEVLTTEFVVIGTGQRPARLQVPGNEYFHDSREFLDLDILPERMTFIGAGIISLEFATMVAKMGKEVHIIEFADRALAAYPEQYVSAVVDKMGEEGVQFHFGQAVSEALKTQDGYLVRTASGLEIETDYIVDVTGRVSNVENLGLEELGIETDRGGIIVNEFMQTAVPTIYASGDVVSKFIPKLTPTACFESSYIARHILGETAPIAYPVIPNVVFTLPRISQVGVTVAEAKEQADQYRVVEVPFGQRLKFQTKLETESHVTFIVGKDKTLKGAALLGNEAGELINLLTLIIEQGLTAQDLDRYIFAFPAVTNGILNDLKVALA
- a CDS encoding MarR family transcriptional regulator; its protein translation is MNDKLSHQLCYSFYTVERLFQQFYKKNLEKYDLTYTQYLVLVVLWEEPSLSLKEIGSRLDLSSNTLTPLLKRLEDKGYLLRLKPEKDKRQLYVQLTEEGKHLQADIKTHLTECFWQIDGLTREGADRLIQENHQLIQALKNSL
- a CDS encoding VOC family protein — translated: MTYPYNSQIFLGEVALYVENIENMTYFYHQVLGLDILEKKETEVLLGVDGEGLVRLLVATQAKSRTYGLYHLALLVPTRQDLANVFKRLAEARIPMVGGADHGYSEAIYLEDPERNGIEIYHDKDVAVWDIREDGRIVGVTEELAAQDLYDSGVYTEPFELPSGTRMGHVHLSVKDSQSASAFYQTLLGLEDKFSMPSASWLASGDYHHHLAVNEWDSKLAGKCQKGQAGLAYFTVFVKDKEDLVAVHERARELGITPNWLHSRMLEIRDVDGIRVRVALK
- a CDS encoding NAD(P)-dependent oxidoreductase, whose protein sequence is MKLAVIGANGQAGQAIVAEAVARGHEVTAIVRASNKSQAQEVLQKDLFDLERADLAGFDAVVSAFGAFAPETLPQHTTSLEHLTAILAGSKTRLLVVGGAGSLYVDDSMTLQLFQTPDFPADFFPLAEAMGKGLEVLRKVKDVNWTYISPAADFEVDYPKTGDYLLAGEVFTVNEAGESKISYADYATAMVDEIEAAAHPQERISVLGK
- a CDS encoding Rrf2 family transcriptional regulator — translated: MQISSRFTIASHILVILGLEGETTKVTSEYLAGSVGVNPVIIRNILSQLKAAELVSVARGTGGAKIIQQFEEITLYDVYKAVDSLGKSGQLFGFHDNPNPDCNVGRNIHAVLDDCLEEAQKALEHQLRQTTLADLVRKAQEKVASEEN